One segment of Scyliorhinus torazame isolate Kashiwa2021f chromosome 14, sScyTor2.1, whole genome shotgun sequence DNA contains the following:
- the LOC140389082 gene encoding probable G-protein coupled receptor 139, whose product MGQPVIIQIENIYYPTLAIVGVPAKLVTIAILCRGRCELSICITRYLVAMAAADLSFLMFNVIFFEINDSYFPYSFLNYTPICRLILALDLASMNCSVWLTVAFTFDRFVSICCRKLRTYYCTSKAATVAIAVVCSFGILQGLPLYFVYEHREIIDNVPWFCTVKESCYTSPIWVAYWWLETILTPVLPFISISLLNVLTIRHIVQANRVRRGFRGNNNDQNHKDPEVENRRKSMVLLLAISGSFILLWFANFVTYIFVQFSDVQLVQTNFNDPFTILEQSGYMLMTLSCCVNTFIYGVSQRRFRAEVRNLFTRPVELITHSFKRVSTLRRIK is encoded by the exons ATGGGACAGCCGGTGATCATTCAGATTGAAAATATTTACTACCCTACTCTTGCAatagttggtgttcctg CAAAGCTGGTGACAATTGCGATTCTCTGCCGCGGACGTTGCGAGCTCTCCATATGCATCACCcgatacctggtggccatggcagcggCGGATTTGTCTTTCCTGATGTTTAATGTAATATTCTTCGAGATTAATGATTCCTATTTCCCATATTCGTTCCTCAACTATACACCAATTTGCCGTCTTATTCTTGCCCTGGACCTCGCTTCCATGAACTGTTCTGTCTGGTTAACTGTCGCCttcaccttcgatcgatttgtTTCAATATGTTGTCGGAAGCTGCGTACATATTATTGCACGTCTAAAGCTGCAACTGTGGCGATAGCAGTGGTGTGTTCTTTCGGAATATTACAGGGCCTCCCATTATATTTCGTATATGAACATCGTGAAATAATTGACAACGTACCATGGTTCTGTACTGTAAAAGAAAGTTGCTACACCTCGCCCATATGGGTAGCATATTGGTGGCTGGAAACTATTTTAACACCCGTTCTTCCATTTATTTCGATATCGTTGTTAAACGTCCTGACCATCAGGCACATTGTTCAGGCTAATAGAGTGAGAAGGGGTTTCAGAGGCAACAACAATGATCAGAATCACAAAGATCCAGAGGTTGAGAACCGAAGAAAATCAATGGTTTTATTGCTCGCAATTTCTGGCAGTTTTATACTCCTATGGTTTGCAAATTTCGTAACTTACATTTTTGTGCAATTTTCAGATGTTCAGCTTGTACAAACAAATTTCAACGATCCATTCACTATTCTGGAACAGTCAGGCTATATGCTCATGACTTTGAGTTGCTGCGTAAACACGTTTATTTATGGAGTTTCCCAGCGCAGATTCAGAGCTGAGGTTCGGAATCTATTTACGCGTCCCGTGGAGCTAATAACGCATTCATTCAAGCGTGTTTCTACACTTCGCCGTATTAAATAA